In Belonocnema kinseyi isolate 2016_QV_RU_SX_M_011 chromosome 4, B_treatae_v1, whole genome shotgun sequence, a single window of DNA contains:
- the LOC117170494 gene encoding WD repeat domain phosphoinositide-interacting protein 2 isoform X1 yields the protein MQNLARNVDVLTQGLKYGISGLMNLANQTADPQSGVFFVNFNQDCTSLAVGSKSGYKIFSLSSVDQLGKIFENDTEDVFIVERLFNSSLMAMVSLSSPRKLKVCHFRKGTEICNYSYSNTILAVKLNRARLVVCLEESLYIHNIRDMKVLHTIRDTPPNLAGLCTLSINSDNCYLAYPGSNTIGEVQIFDATNLQAKTMIPAHESPLAALAFSPNGTKVATASEKGTVIRVFNVNDGTKLFEFRRGVKRCVSISSLAFSMDSMFLCCSSNTETVHIFKLEEPKEAPHQQPEEAQSWMGYLTKAVSASANYLPSQVTDVFNQGRAFASVHLPFQGLKNVCAITTIQKVLRLLVASADGYLYVYNLDTNEGGDCTLLKQHRLDGKQDEVDCATISTTGSGESSGIAATAIQAVPNTACINSYAGALRGRSPDSMSGTESEKYEEWLAATESPPKASGTFRLDDDAEFPPVTQRTE from the exons ATGCAAAATCTAGCTCGTAACGTGGATGTGTTGACACAAGGACTCAAGTACGGCATATCCGGCCTCATGAACCTCGCAAATCAGACTGCTGATCCTCAGAGTGGTGTTTTCTTTGTTAACTTCAATCAAGATTGCAC ATCTTTAGCAGTAGGCTCGAAGTCTGGATACAAAATATTTTCCCTGAGTTCTGTCGATCAGCTtgggaaaatatttgaaaatg aCACGGAGGATGTGTTTATCGTCGAAAGGCTGTTCAACAGCAGCCTCATGGCCATGGTTAGTCTATCTTCCCCCCGCAAACTCAAAGTCTGCCACTTTAGGAAAGGAACAGAAATATGCAACTATAGTTATTCCAATACAATTTTGGCTGTGAAACTAAATAGAGCA agatTAGTAGTATGTTTGGAAGAATCCTTGTACATCCACAATATCCGAGACATGAAGGTGTTGCACACAATTAGGGATACTCCGCCAAATCTCGCAGGCCTGTGCACCCTTTCTATAAACAGCGACAATTGTTATCTGGCATATCCTGGATCAAATACTATCGGAGAAGTCCAAATATTTGACGCTACTAATCTT CAAGCTAAAACAATGATTCCAGCACATGAGAGTCCATTGGCGGCTCTTGCCTTCAGTCCTAATGGAACCAAGGTGGCTACGGCATCTGAGAAAGGCACTGTCATCAGAGTCTTTAAT GTAAATGACGGTACAAAGTTATTCGAGTTTCGCAGAGGTGTAAAAAGATGTGTCTCGATAAGCAGCCTTGCTTTCAGCATGGACTCGATGTTCCTGTGCTGTTCCAGTAACACCGAAACCGTACACATTTTCAAGCTCGAGGAACCCAAGGAAGC GCCCCATCAACAGCCAGAAGAGGCTCAGAGTTGGATGGGATATTTAACGAAGGCAGTTTCCGCGTCGGCAAATTACTTACCCTCACAAGTCACTGACGTGTTTAATCAAGGACGTGCCTTCGCGAGTGTCCACCTACCTTTCCAAGGGTTGAAAAACGTTTGTGCCATCACCAC GATACAGAAGGTTTTGAGGCTGCTCGTTGCCAGCGCGGATGGCTACTTGTACGTATATAATTTGGATACGAATGAAGGTGGCGACTGCACTCTATTAAAGCAACACAG ATTGGACGGAAAACAGGACGAAGTAGATTGCGCCACTATTTCGACAACTGGATCGGGAGAATCTTCCGGAATTGCTGCCACAGCAATTCAAGCTGTCCCAAACACAG CCTGCATAAATAGCTACGCGGGTGCGTTGCGCGGCCGCTCGCCAGACTCCATGTCAGGTACTG AATCAGAGAAATACGAGGAATGGTTAGCAGCAACTGAAAGTCCACCAAAAGCAAGTGGAACCTTTCGCCTAGACGATGACGCGGAATTCCCACCAGTTACACAAAGGACGGAATGA
- the LOC117170494 gene encoding WD repeat domain phosphoinositide-interacting protein 2 isoform X2 has translation MQNLARNVDVLTQGLKYGISGLMNLANQTADPQSGVFFVNFNQDCTSLAVGSKSGYKIFSLSSVDQLGKIFENDTEDVFIVERLFNSSLMAMVSLSSPRKLKVCHFRKGTEICNYSYSNTILAVKLNRARLVVCLEESLYIHNIRDMKVLHTIRDTPPNLAGLCTLSINSDNCYLAYPGSNTIGEVQIFDATNLQAKTMIPAHESPLAALAFSPNGTKVATASEKGTVIRVFNVNDGTKLFEFRRGVKRCVSISSLAFSMDSMFLCCSSNTETVHIFKLEEPKEAPHQQPEEAQSWMGYLTKAVSASANYLPSQVTDVFNQGRAFASVHLPFQGLKNVCAITTIQKVLRLLVASADGYLYVYNLDTNEGGDCTLLKQHRLDGKQDEVDCATISTTGSGESSGIAATAIQAVPNTACINSYAGALRGRSPDSMSESEKYEEWLAATESPPKASGTFRLDDDAEFPPVTQRTE, from the exons ATGCAAAATCTAGCTCGTAACGTGGATGTGTTGACACAAGGACTCAAGTACGGCATATCCGGCCTCATGAACCTCGCAAATCAGACTGCTGATCCTCAGAGTGGTGTTTTCTTTGTTAACTTCAATCAAGATTGCAC ATCTTTAGCAGTAGGCTCGAAGTCTGGATACAAAATATTTTCCCTGAGTTCTGTCGATCAGCTtgggaaaatatttgaaaatg aCACGGAGGATGTGTTTATCGTCGAAAGGCTGTTCAACAGCAGCCTCATGGCCATGGTTAGTCTATCTTCCCCCCGCAAACTCAAAGTCTGCCACTTTAGGAAAGGAACAGAAATATGCAACTATAGTTATTCCAATACAATTTTGGCTGTGAAACTAAATAGAGCA agatTAGTAGTATGTTTGGAAGAATCCTTGTACATCCACAATATCCGAGACATGAAGGTGTTGCACACAATTAGGGATACTCCGCCAAATCTCGCAGGCCTGTGCACCCTTTCTATAAACAGCGACAATTGTTATCTGGCATATCCTGGATCAAATACTATCGGAGAAGTCCAAATATTTGACGCTACTAATCTT CAAGCTAAAACAATGATTCCAGCACATGAGAGTCCATTGGCGGCTCTTGCCTTCAGTCCTAATGGAACCAAGGTGGCTACGGCATCTGAGAAAGGCACTGTCATCAGAGTCTTTAAT GTAAATGACGGTACAAAGTTATTCGAGTTTCGCAGAGGTGTAAAAAGATGTGTCTCGATAAGCAGCCTTGCTTTCAGCATGGACTCGATGTTCCTGTGCTGTTCCAGTAACACCGAAACCGTACACATTTTCAAGCTCGAGGAACCCAAGGAAGC GCCCCATCAACAGCCAGAAGAGGCTCAGAGTTGGATGGGATATTTAACGAAGGCAGTTTCCGCGTCGGCAAATTACTTACCCTCACAAGTCACTGACGTGTTTAATCAAGGACGTGCCTTCGCGAGTGTCCACCTACCTTTCCAAGGGTTGAAAAACGTTTGTGCCATCACCAC GATACAGAAGGTTTTGAGGCTGCTCGTTGCCAGCGCGGATGGCTACTTGTACGTATATAATTTGGATACGAATGAAGGTGGCGACTGCACTCTATTAAAGCAACACAG ATTGGACGGAAAACAGGACGAAGTAGATTGCGCCACTATTTCGACAACTGGATCGGGAGAATCTTCCGGAATTGCTGCCACAGCAATTCAAGCTGTCCCAAACACAG CCTGCATAAATAGCTACGCGGGTGCGTTGCGCGGCCGCTCGCCAGACTCCATGTCAG AATCAGAGAAATACGAGGAATGGTTAGCAGCAACTGAAAGTCCACCAAAAGCAAGTGGAACCTTTCGCCTAGACGATGACGCGGAATTCCCACCAGTTACACAAAGGACGGAATGA
- the LOC117170494 gene encoding WD repeat domain phosphoinositide-interacting protein 2 isoform X3: protein MQNLARNVDVLTQGLKYGISGLMNLANQTADPQSGVFFVNFNQDCTSLAVGSKSGYKIFSLSSVDQLGKIFENDTEDVFIVERLFNSSLMAMVSLSSPRKLKVCHFRKGTEICNYSYSNTILAVKLNRARLVVCLEESLYIHNIRDMKVLHTIRDTPPNLAGLCTLSINSDNCYLAYPGSNTIGEVQIFDATNLQAKTMIPAHESPLAALAFSPNGTKVATASEKGTVIRVFNVNDGTKLFEFRRGVKRCVSISSLAFSMDSMFLCCSSNTETVHIFKLEEPKEAPHQQPEEAQSWMGYLTKAVSASANYLPSQVTDVFNQGRAFASVHLPFQGLKNVCAITTIQKVLRLLVASADGYLYVYNLDTNEGGDCTLLKQHRLDGKQDEVDCATISTTGSGESSGIAATAIQAVPNTESEKYEEWLAATESPPKASGTFRLDDDAEFPPVTQRTE, encoded by the exons ATGCAAAATCTAGCTCGTAACGTGGATGTGTTGACACAAGGACTCAAGTACGGCATATCCGGCCTCATGAACCTCGCAAATCAGACTGCTGATCCTCAGAGTGGTGTTTTCTTTGTTAACTTCAATCAAGATTGCAC ATCTTTAGCAGTAGGCTCGAAGTCTGGATACAAAATATTTTCCCTGAGTTCTGTCGATCAGCTtgggaaaatatttgaaaatg aCACGGAGGATGTGTTTATCGTCGAAAGGCTGTTCAACAGCAGCCTCATGGCCATGGTTAGTCTATCTTCCCCCCGCAAACTCAAAGTCTGCCACTTTAGGAAAGGAACAGAAATATGCAACTATAGTTATTCCAATACAATTTTGGCTGTGAAACTAAATAGAGCA agatTAGTAGTATGTTTGGAAGAATCCTTGTACATCCACAATATCCGAGACATGAAGGTGTTGCACACAATTAGGGATACTCCGCCAAATCTCGCAGGCCTGTGCACCCTTTCTATAAACAGCGACAATTGTTATCTGGCATATCCTGGATCAAATACTATCGGAGAAGTCCAAATATTTGACGCTACTAATCTT CAAGCTAAAACAATGATTCCAGCACATGAGAGTCCATTGGCGGCTCTTGCCTTCAGTCCTAATGGAACCAAGGTGGCTACGGCATCTGAGAAAGGCACTGTCATCAGAGTCTTTAAT GTAAATGACGGTACAAAGTTATTCGAGTTTCGCAGAGGTGTAAAAAGATGTGTCTCGATAAGCAGCCTTGCTTTCAGCATGGACTCGATGTTCCTGTGCTGTTCCAGTAACACCGAAACCGTACACATTTTCAAGCTCGAGGAACCCAAGGAAGC GCCCCATCAACAGCCAGAAGAGGCTCAGAGTTGGATGGGATATTTAACGAAGGCAGTTTCCGCGTCGGCAAATTACTTACCCTCACAAGTCACTGACGTGTTTAATCAAGGACGTGCCTTCGCGAGTGTCCACCTACCTTTCCAAGGGTTGAAAAACGTTTGTGCCATCACCAC GATACAGAAGGTTTTGAGGCTGCTCGTTGCCAGCGCGGATGGCTACTTGTACGTATATAATTTGGATACGAATGAAGGTGGCGACTGCACTCTATTAAAGCAACACAG ATTGGACGGAAAACAGGACGAAGTAGATTGCGCCACTATTTCGACAACTGGATCGGGAGAATCTTCCGGAATTGCTGCCACAGCAATTCAAGCTGTCCCAAACACAG AATCAGAGAAATACGAGGAATGGTTAGCAGCAACTGAAAGTCCACCAAAAGCAAGTGGAACCTTTCGCCTAGACGATGACGCGGAATTCCCACCAGTTACACAAAGGACGGAATGA
- the LOC117170494 gene encoding WD repeat domain phosphoinositide-interacting protein 2 isoform X4, producing MAMVSLSSPRKLKVCHFRKGTEICNYSYSNTILAVKLNRARLVVCLEESLYIHNIRDMKVLHTIRDTPPNLAGLCTLSINSDNCYLAYPGSNTIGEVQIFDATNLQAKTMIPAHESPLAALAFSPNGTKVATASEKGTVIRVFNVNDGTKLFEFRRGVKRCVSISSLAFSMDSMFLCCSSNTETVHIFKLEEPKEAPHQQPEEAQSWMGYLTKAVSASANYLPSQVTDVFNQGRAFASVHLPFQGLKNVCAITTIQKVLRLLVASADGYLYVYNLDTNEGGDCTLLKQHRLDGKQDEVDCATISTTGSGESSGIAATAIQAVPNTACINSYAGALRGRSPDSMSGTESEKYEEWLAATESPPKASGTFRLDDDAEFPPVTQRTE from the exons ATGGCCATGGTTAGTCTATCTTCCCCCCGCAAACTCAAAGTCTGCCACTTTAGGAAAGGAACAGAAATATGCAACTATAGTTATTCCAATACAATTTTGGCTGTGAAACTAAATAGAGCA agatTAGTAGTATGTTTGGAAGAATCCTTGTACATCCACAATATCCGAGACATGAAGGTGTTGCACACAATTAGGGATACTCCGCCAAATCTCGCAGGCCTGTGCACCCTTTCTATAAACAGCGACAATTGTTATCTGGCATATCCTGGATCAAATACTATCGGAGAAGTCCAAATATTTGACGCTACTAATCTT CAAGCTAAAACAATGATTCCAGCACATGAGAGTCCATTGGCGGCTCTTGCCTTCAGTCCTAATGGAACCAAGGTGGCTACGGCATCTGAGAAAGGCACTGTCATCAGAGTCTTTAAT GTAAATGACGGTACAAAGTTATTCGAGTTTCGCAGAGGTGTAAAAAGATGTGTCTCGATAAGCAGCCTTGCTTTCAGCATGGACTCGATGTTCCTGTGCTGTTCCAGTAACACCGAAACCGTACACATTTTCAAGCTCGAGGAACCCAAGGAAGC GCCCCATCAACAGCCAGAAGAGGCTCAGAGTTGGATGGGATATTTAACGAAGGCAGTTTCCGCGTCGGCAAATTACTTACCCTCACAAGTCACTGACGTGTTTAATCAAGGACGTGCCTTCGCGAGTGTCCACCTACCTTTCCAAGGGTTGAAAAACGTTTGTGCCATCACCAC GATACAGAAGGTTTTGAGGCTGCTCGTTGCCAGCGCGGATGGCTACTTGTACGTATATAATTTGGATACGAATGAAGGTGGCGACTGCACTCTATTAAAGCAACACAG ATTGGACGGAAAACAGGACGAAGTAGATTGCGCCACTATTTCGACAACTGGATCGGGAGAATCTTCCGGAATTGCTGCCACAGCAATTCAAGCTGTCCCAAACACAG CCTGCATAAATAGCTACGCGGGTGCGTTGCGCGGCCGCTCGCCAGACTCCATGTCAGGTACTG AATCAGAGAAATACGAGGAATGGTTAGCAGCAACTGAAAGTCCACCAAAAGCAAGTGGAACCTTTCGCCTAGACGATGACGCGGAATTCCCACCAGTTACACAAAGGACGGAATGA